The DNA sequence GCTCATCTGGCTGAGCCTGGAAGGCCTGGATGTACTGGCCTGGACACAAAAAGACCACGTCAAACGCACATCATTCCATTTGCAACTGGATGAGCGTTAATCACGGTCGGCGGGTGGTACCCAAGGCGTGTTTAAAGCTGCCTGACACCATGGCGTTGTGTCCGCAGAGGATGCACAGGGCGCGGTTATCGGGATGTTTCAAAAGCTGACGCAGACAAAAGCGATGATGACGTTGGTGGTGGGAGGATATTGTCAGCTAAAGGAAGAAAAAGTGTGAGTATTCTGCTCGACATgattcagtgtttcccaaccttaattaggcacatattttacattagAAAAGCTCCCATGGCACACAGTCCAACAAAAATCTTGCCAAAAAGTACTAGAGTGTAAAATCTTGAGCCGATTGTGTGAAGCGAGGACAACAGGTTGATTGTACCTTCTGTCATCTCCTGAAGGAGCTTACTTGTCATTACATGTCAGCTGACATGGATAGATTAACCAAGATCAAATATTTGCTGGAAAAACAAAAGAGAAGGTTGTGACGATAATcgttttttgtcatatttgttaAAAACAGAAGTTGACAGTAGTGTTGCAAAAACACGTCAAAGTCATGTCTTCTGTCACTTATTGGTTGTTGTTTGTCGGGCACTGTGGTTTCTTTCAAGAGAACAAACAATTCCTTCCTGAGGATTTCTCATGGCAGCTAAATGTGCTGCAGCACAGTGATTGGGAATCACTGCATTGTATGTTCAAAGAAGATAAACGCAAAGACGTGTGTTTACTTGATTAAATATATTCCAAAGCTGAGGCTGATCCACATCTTCTAACAGCATCAACCTGATGGAAAAGAGGGAAGAAAAAATAAGAGACGTGACACACGAATGAAACAATTCACTTCTCATACCTGATGTAGTTGTAGGCCTTGTGGTGGTTGCGGTCCAGGATGTTGGCTGAGAGGCCGAGGTACTCCAACTCCTTTCTCCTGGGCTTGATGTCATAGAAGGAGTAGAACTCCATAGCGGACTCGACCATTAACTCCGCCTCTTCGTAACGTTGCACATCGCACATTGTCAGCACGCAGCTCAGCAGCAGCTGCCACCAGTCCTCTTTGGACAGGACTTTGGTTTTACCTATTGTAGGCATCAGCAAAGGCATTGGAGGTTGTATAGCATCGCTCATAAACCAGTACCCAAAAGGTCTGGACATACACGTGATTTCCAAGTAGGCCGCTTCCGGGTCATCGATGTCCGACGGCATGTCCCCAACCTTCACCAAGCGCAGGTGATTCTCTCCTGATAAGATGACAGAGCGCACACACACCTGGGCGCGCTGCATGGCCACCTGGCATGTACAAAAACACACATTCCACCTATTTTGACATGCCGTACAGGCAGGAGACAACACTCGAGAAAATAAGATGTGCAACCTTAAGCAGGATCGATATCATGGTGATCACAGCATCCAAGTAGTGCTGGATGAGTCCCTGCGTTTTCAGTAGCGCGGACCGGTGCAGGAGGAGCTTCAGTTCCTGCAGACATGCACTGATGAAACATCTGCCTCTTAACCAAAGAGTTAAGAGACATATCACCTGCCTTCTGCGCTGCAGAGGAGTCTCGTGCAAGTGTGTCGTTGTCGTACATGGACTCCAGCGCCTTGAGGGCACAATCTGGCCGGCCGAGCTGCTGCTGCAGGGTGGCGAGCGACAGCCGCGCCTCGAGGTGCTGCGGCGCCAACTCCACCACTTTCGTGAAGCTTTCAGCCGCTGCTTTCATTTCACCCAGCGCTTTCAGACACTCTGCCATGGAGTTACAAGTCGCTGGTGGCTTATGATGCAGTGGGCAACATTAAACATTACATTGGGTTTGGTTAACCTGAGCTGACTTTTACTTTTCCTTAATCAATGATGTtattgtctttgtgtgtgtaccTGCGTGGCGAAGCCAGACGACAGCCAGGTTGTATTTCTCGGATATGACAAGCGCAGACAGCAAAGGTAGAGCAGACATGTACGCTGCCTTCTCTAGGTAGGCCTCCCCCACGTCCAGGTATAAGTCGCCAATGTCCTCTGGACTTTGCTCCATCAGTGAGGAGACTAGGGCCTGGAAGAAAAAGGCTTTGATTATATCCCCGTTCGAACGAGAAAATGGTCACAGCAAAATCCTCTGCTACCTCCAAGGGTGCACAGACTTGCAAATGGATGAGGCAGACAATCAGCTTGGCCTTCAGGTCCACCGGGATGCCGTCTGGAACCTGAACATCCTTGATGTCAGCTGGTGAACGACATAGGCTCAGTTTTATTTACTGCCTTTCAGTCATCGTGGAGTCTCTTGAAGCTTCGGATTGCTTCAATTTTCTTGAATCACCTAGCAAAATCTTTCAATTTTTCACGACTTACATTTGTCCGTTGGCGCCACTTCTGCTACAATCAATGGCTGCGCCTCATCGTTCTTTACCTCGTTCTCAATTAAATTCTCAACTTTAATTGGCGTCTCTGGGTGACTTTCATCCCGGATCAAAACCACACCCACAAACTGGACCAAGACCTGAAGGAGGAGACGAGGATGATTCTCCATTCACAAGCAATGTATAGTATTTGCTGCTGTTGTAATGCGTGCTGGAGTACCTCCAAAGCCTTTTCGTATTGATGGTTGGTGATGTAGAGCTCGGCTGCCatgttgatgatgtcatcgctaACCAGGTCGGGGTGTCGTGCCAGGGCCTGCTCGATTACACCGAGTGCCGAGGGCAGGTCGCTACTTTCATAGTAACTCCTAAGGATTAAAGATGTGTAAGCAATTTAGAAGTGCGTAACTATAACCAAATGCAATTTTGTACGGTATGATAATACGATATAGCGTTGTTTTCGGCCCAAATCCTCACATCTCCAAAATGTGGAGTGGTCAAACGTGGGCGTTCACTTTTACATGATCAGGATTATTTGAGCCGATCACTGTATTTTCAGTTAATGTACTATATGTATGTGGAAGACACCGCAGCCGCAATGTCTTATTTCTTGGAGCCGATCAATTATGTCATTGATTGTGATTTAAAAACATAACAGGTGATGACAACATGtgcataaaatgcaaaatattgGCCAATCGACCAGATCTGTGTTGAGTCAACTAGTGTGAGTTCTTTACTTGGCCATGTCCTTGGAGAGCTGCATGAAGTGTTCACCCTCGTCCATTGGCAGCAGGGACAAGATTCGGCGGTAGCCATCCATGCACTGCTTGTGCTCCCCCAGACGCATGAGGAGGCTGCAGCGTTCCCACAGGTAGCGGATATTGGTGGGAGCGTACTTGACGGCTGCGGGATGGCATTGGTTATTTCAGAGCTGTTCCCACAAGCATTTTTTATTCAGTTGAACAAAACTCTGAGTGTACAGGTTAATGCTACTTTTTGCCATCTCATGGAAAAGCATTTTGCTGCACCTGCCACTGGCAACAATAAGCAGTGACTCTTAACATTGCAAAAACACAGCGAGAAGAAGAAATGCCAGGCAGACCTTTGTTGTAGCAGACTAGAGCCTGCCGGACGTTCTCCTGCTCCAGAGAGACCTCCGCCAGCCTAATCCACTCCTCACAGTCGGTGGGGTTCAAGTGGGCAGCGATCAGACTGAACTGCAGCGCTTTGTCCAAGTCGCCTTCGTCCTCATAGATCATGGCAAGCGTGGAGAAAGGGTCGTAGGCCAGTGGGGCTGCAAGGGCCAGGAGAGATGATGACCGGATGGTGACAGGCGATGCAACGAAGCAAAAACATGTTCATACCTTGTCGTATGATCTCCATGCACATGGCAATGGCATCGTCTTTCTCTCCTCTGGCGTAACGAATGTTCGCCTCACCCATCAGGCCTCTGAGCGCTCGGGGAAGTTTACTGCGGTTGCGTCGTTCCTGCAAGCAGAGTAGGAGGCAATGAAATGAAGTCAGAGCTATCCCCAAATCCGACAGTATTTCCATGGGAAGTCTCCAATTTTGAAACTCACCTTCATCATTTTCTTGTTTTCACGGGTTAGCTCCATCTCCAGTGCAAGCACATCTCCCACTGACATGTCCTCACATTCCTTGTCTTCGGTTTCAAAACTCCTCTTCCCCCTCCCCTCTGCACTCTTGTCCTTAACTTTCAATTTAAAATGTCCCTTCTCCCCCAccacttcttcttcctcctcctcctcctcatcatcgtcCTCCACATAGTCCTCCTCTTCCACTGCGAAATCCTCATCATTCTTGTCATCAACATAGCCCAAGCTGTCATTATCCTCATCTGACAATACTTGGTCGGTGGCTTCGCCAATCATTGAGGCAAAGGCTTGCTGAACGCCAGGGCTGATTCCTTCTTCTTCTGACCCTATGAAGAGAAGGCGGGGGATGAGGGGATTCAACAACTTTAATAAAGAGACTCTTCTTGGGTCCTGAGAATCATCAACAATTTCCTACATCAAAGATGGGCATTACAATTCAAACTTAAGGGCACACATCCAGAAAGCTATGACGCtacaatttaccaattgttccaTGATTGTGCGTGGACGTGCAAGGCTGCACCACCTCCTCATTTTTAACTGACACGAGCAACTCCTGAAAGACAAACAATATTTTGTTAGCTGCGAGCTACTGTAATATAACAATATAACACATTAATGCTAAACATAGGTCCAAAGCAACCGACTGAGTTTATCTTCTACATATTTGCAATATAGCCATATTTTAGTAATCAAGGGGTTCCTcaactaccttgtttttgttaaTCATACATTCTTGTTGTGCTCTTATATAATTGAGTAAAACCTTTTACTTTCCTTCAGTAAACTTCTCATGGGCTACATGGGTGCAAATGATCTTTTTCTATTCTCCTTTCATGTTGCTTTATTTATAGCTAGGTTATTCTGAGATAAGTTTTCTAATTACTTGTACACTATTCTAACATCATGGGAACTTCTGCAACTGCAAATGTTGTGGCAATGTACAATTCATGGGATTGTTTCAATTTCGCTCCAGAAAACCGAGaaacaaaatacaaacattTGTTTAATGAATTATACAATATCACAGTTTCAGAATATCCACAATTCCCTTGATTTAACGCAGACACAAAtctaaaaatccatccatttaaatttgaaaatgttGCAGCACTTAAAATAAAATACGAGTAAAATCGTCTCACTTTGTGTCACTTCAGGAAAAGAAAACATCGTTCCGGGTGTATGAATGACATTTAGTTCATTTGTATTGTTGACAGGACAAAATTAGTCTAAATTACCTTGGCTTTTCTCTCGTCTCTCCTCCTGTCAAACTCCTCAAATGTAATCCTTCCTTCCAGGTAGTCAATAAGTTCGGCGCTGAAACCTGACATCTTGCTTTCCTTTCGCTGCTCGGTGACAGTCAacccaaaataaacaaatgatcACATTCTAATGCACCCAACAATTTCACGTTCGGAGCGCGCTTTAAACTTTGTTTTTACCCTCGCTTTGCTTCCGGGAAGTTAGTCACGTGACTTTAACATTTCCGGGTTGGCAGGGTCGAACGCGCCGCAATTGTAACAACGACACTTGGTGGTGGTAGATAGTAACGTCACAAACGACGGCAAGGTCGTGGTCACTGTCGATTGTACGgactgtattttaattttacatTGCAAAAACCTCACGGCACACCACCAATATGCAAAATGAGCCCAAGCTGTCAATAGTTAGTATTGCCTTCATTATTTTCAAGTACTGCATTAatgctgacccccccccccccaggaatACTGGAAGCACTCATCTCATTGACTTTCCAAAAAAACCTCCTGATGTAACGCTGAACCTCATGTAAATCAGATCAATGTAACTGCGTGCTTTATTGATGTAcagtaaagcatttttttttataatacagTAGTAGTAAGGCATATAGTTGGTGGAATCTGATATGCTGCGAAATATTGTGTTGCAAGAATGACATAAAAGTTAAAAACGAGAAACTaattcagtgtcttgctcaaaataaaataatgatgagTCATGCAGCagagtatgtgtgtgcgtgtgtctatcATCATCCTTTCATCGATTACAAATGGATTTCATTTAGCCACTCATGCATGCTTAGTAATAACCCCAcaacatcaaaacaaatcacactttgaaaacaaagaCATAAGCACAATTAAAATGAATACACAGATAATATGCAGGTACTGTATGTCCCAGCTATGACAGTAGCAGTAGTAGCTGTTGAATTGTCTCGACAGAGAAGACAAATGCAGTGAATACATTCAAAACATTCTCATTTCAAGCTCCATTCAAGGACTTGG is a window from the Syngnathus scovelli strain Florida chromosome 2, RoL_Ssco_1.2, whole genome shotgun sequence genome containing:
- the gtf3c3 gene encoding general transcription factor 3C polypeptide 3 encodes the protein MSGFSAELIDYLEGRITFEEFDRRRDERKAKELLVSVKNEEVVQPCTSTHNHGTIGSEEEGISPGVQQAFASMIGEATDQVLSDEDNDSLGYVDDKNDEDFAVEEEDYVEDDDEEEEEEEEVVGEKGHFKLKVKDKSAEGRGKRSFETEDKECEDMSVGDVLALEMELTRENKKMMKERRNRSKLPRALRGLMGEANIRYARGEKDDAIAMCMEIIRQAPLAYDPFSTLAMIYEDEGDLDKALQFSLIAAHLNPTDCEEWIRLAEVSLEQENVRQALVCYNKAVKYAPTNIRYLWERCSLLMRLGEHKQCMDGYRRILSLLPMDEGEHFMQLSKDMAKSYYESSDLPSALGVIEQALARHPDLVSDDIINMAAELYITNHQYEKALEVLVQFVGVVLIRDESHPETPIKVENLIENEVKNDEAQPLIVAEVAPTDKSDIKDVQVPDGIPVDLKAKLIVCLIHLQVCAPLEALVSSLMEQSPEDIGDLYLDVGEAYLEKAAYMSALPLLSALVISEKYNLAVVWLRHAECLKALGEMKAAAESFTKVVELAPQHLEARLSLATLQQQLGRPDCALKALESMYDNDTLARDSSAAQKELKLLLHRSALLKTQGLIQHYLDAVITMISILLKVAMQRAQVCVRSVILSGENHLRLVKVGDMPSDIDDPEAAYLEITCKTKVLSKEDWWQLLLSCVLTMCDVQRYEEAELMVESAMEFYSFYDIKPRRKELEYLGLSANILDRNHHKAYNYIRLMLLEDVDQPQLWNIFNQLTISSHHQRHHRFCLRQLLKHPDNRALCILCGHNAMVSGSFKHALGQYIQAFQAQPDEPLHNLFVGLTFFHMASQKYVAKRHLLVVQGFTFLRQYVELRGECQESMYNLGRALHQMGLTHLAIHFYQKTLLLPIQTLEGIADDQVDLRREAAFNLSLIYQASGNIEMAHNLISTYCII